In the genome of Enterococcus sp. DIV2402, the window TCTTGGCTTTTCTTGATTTTTTTGATGACTTAGTTCTGCTATTTTTTTGGCAATCCCACTGGGAAATCCTGCAGTACCCAAAGATAAAAATAACGCATAAGGTAAGTATGCTACATTGTATAGCGCTTGCGCTTGGTGCTGTTCCTGATAATTCCCCATGAACATTAACCACGGAATCAAGTAAACAATTCCTAATATTTTACAAATCATATTAGCGGCAGATAGCCAAAACGTTCCCGATAATAATTTATTTTTCAAAGTTATTCTCTTCTTTCTCTCAACTGAATTAACTTTATCCAACTTTGAGTTATCGTGCAAATTTATTTGTAAAATAACTATGAAAATTTAACATTTTCTTATATTGTGATTGATTCTTTTAATTTTTCAACTGTCTTTTCACCAAAGCCGTTCACTTCTTTTAATTCTTCGATTGTTTTAAACTGCCCATTTTCATCTCGATAGTCGATAATCGCTTGCGCTTTTGCAGGACCGATGCCTGTAAGTGTTTGTAATTCTGTGAGGTCTGCTGTATTAATATTAACTAAGGATGATTCTTTACTCGTATTGCCTTCATTGGTTACGGATGGTATAGATAATTCCTTGGCCTCTTCTTTATTAGGAACATAAATCATTTGCTGATCCGTTAATTTTTCTGCTAAATTCAATTGACGTTCTTCTGCTTTATCCGTAAATCCACCAGCTAACAGTACAATTTCTTCTACCCGAGCGCCCGGTTCTAGTTCATAAACGCCCGGCTTTTTTACTTCACCTTTAATATCGATGACCATTTTCGCTGAACTCGAACTAGATGTTATTTCTACGGGAGGAGTTTCTGACTGTTCCATTGGTAATTCCTCCCAATCAGAAACGGTGGCTTTTTTGGGAACAAAGATATAAATAACACTGATTGCAACAATAATAACTACAAAAACTGGAAGATATTTTTTATATTTTTCTACTCTACTCATCCAATCACACCTTTCATTATCTAGATACGAAAAAAGCGCTACTTTCTTTTTTGAAAGTAGCACTTTTTTAAATAAATTGATTCATTTCTTTTACTGAATGAACGGTGTAATTGGCATCAATATCTTCTAATAGGTTTTCTAAATCATAAAAAATAGACTGAATACCGGCATTTCTGCCTGCGTCAACATCCATTGTGCGGTCACCAATCATTACGGTCTTATCTGGTATCATCTGATATTTATCAACTAGATAATTTAAAGAAGCCGGATTTGGTTTTCTCGGAAAATTATTTTCAGGTCCGACAATTTCTTCAACTAAATGAAGCATTCCTTCTCGTTCTAATAATTCTTGCGTGGATGCTACTAAGCGATGGGTTAAAATATAATTTTTCTTCCCTTTTGCGACGATTGCTTCTAAGACTTCTTTCGTGCCTGGATAAGAGACTGGAATCCGTGGATCTTTTGCCTCGTAGCCTTTATAAATCTTCGTAAATTCATCAAAATCTAAATGGTATTTTTCAGCAATAGCCGCTGATGATTTCTCTTTCAAAATTTGATAGATTTCTCGACGATTTGCTTGGATACCATAATCGTTTAATGTTGACATAAACCCTTCTAATATCACTGGATACGAATCATACAAAGTGCCGTCAAAATCCCAAATATACTCTTCAAACATAAACTACAAAACTCCTCTAATTCTTAAATGAATGGATTGGTGCTGGAATACGTCCCCCACGTTGAATAAAATCAGTTGATTTCGCTGGATTTGTCTTCATTACCGGAGCTGTTCCTAACAATCCGCCAAATTCGATCATATCTCCTACTTTTGCACCACTCGCAGGAATAATACGAACTGCAGTTGTTTTGTGATTAATGACACCAATCGCAGCTTCATCAGCAATCATTGCAGCAATTGTTTCTGCAGGTGTATCACCAGGAATAGCAATCATATCTAACCCAACGGAACAAATAGCTGTCATTGCTTCTAATTTTTCAAGATTTAATAAACCATTTTCAACCGCTTTAATCATACCGGCATCTTCAGAAACTGGAATGAATGCGCCTGATAAACCACCTACATGATTACATGCCATCACGCCACCTTTTTTCACTGCATCATTTAACAGTGCCAAAGCGGCGGTTGTGCCATGTGTTCCGACTGATTCCAAACCCATTTCTTCTAAAATCAATGCCACACTATCGCCAACAGCTGGTGTAGGTGCCAGAGAAAGATCGACAATTCCAAAAGGTACATTTAATCGTTCAGACGCTACACGTCCAACCAATTGACCCATGCGTGTAATCTTGAAGGCTGTTTTCTTCACTGTTTCAGCAACAATATCAAAAGATTCGCCCTTAACTTTTTCTAAAGCACGTTTCACTACACCAGGTCCACTAACGCCGACATTAATGACACAATCGGCTTCACCAACACCATGAAAAGCACCGGCCATAAACGGATTATCTTCTACCGCATTTGCAAAAACAACTAATTTCGCACAACCCATATCAGACGCTTCCGCAGTGTTTTTAATTGTTTCTCCCATTAACTTAACCGCATCCATATTAATTCCAGTTTTCGTTGAACCAATATTGACAGATGAA includes:
- a CDS encoding helix-hairpin-helix domain-containing protein → MSRVEKYKKYLPVFVVIIVAISVIYIFVPKKATVSDWEELPMEQSETPPVEITSSSSSAKMVIDIKGEVKKPGVYELEPGARVEEIVLLAGGFTDKAEERQLNLAEKLTDQQMIYVPNKEEAKELSIPSVTNEGNTSKESSLVNINTADLTELQTLTGIGPAKAQAIIDYRDENGQFKTIEELKEVNGFGEKTVEKLKESITI
- a CDS encoding HAD-IA family hydrolase, which encodes MFEEYIWDFDGTLYDSYPVILEGFMSTLNDYGIQANRREIYQILKEKSSAAIAEKYHLDFDEFTKIYKGYEAKDPRIPVSYPGTKEVLEAIVAKGKKNYILTHRLVASTQELLEREGMLHLVEEIVGPENNFPRKPNPASLNYLVDKYQMIPDKTVMIGDRTMDVDAGRNAGIQSIFYDLENLLEDIDANYTVHSVKEMNQFI
- a CDS encoding PFL family protein is translated as METNQILETIRMVEEENLDIRTITMGISLLDCMDADVDAACEKIYQKITTRAKDLVKVGEAIEMEYGIPIINKRISVTPIAIVASASRATAEECVKFAKTLDRAAQTVGVNFIGGYSALVEKGYQGADRALIESIPQALAETSFVCSSVNIGSTKTGINMDAVKLMGETIKNTAEASDMGCAKLVVFANAVEDNPFMAGAFHGVGEADCVINVGVSGPGVVKRALEKVKGESFDIVAETVKKTAFKITRMGQLVGRVASERLNVPFGIVDLSLAPTPAVGDSVALILEEMGLESVGTHGTTAALALLNDAVKKGGVMACNHVGGLSGAFIPVSEDAGMIKAVENGLLNLEKLEAMTAICSVGLDMIAIPGDTPAETIAAMIADEAAIGVINHKTTAVRIIPASGAKVGDMIEFGGLLGTAPVMKTNPAKSTDFIQRGGRIPAPIHSFKN